GTTTCAGGGCCAAATTATGATAAATTAAAAACTGAACTTAAGAACCAAGAGATGGCAACTTTATTTAAGGATAAAAACGTTGATATTTATGGTGTAGAATATTACCATCTCTGTTATTTATGTGAAAATGCAGAAAGGAGTGCATGTATCTACGGAGGGGTAACAAATCATGAAGGGAATCATTTAGAAATTCCTAAAAAGATAGTCGTTAAAGTATCAATCGATGGTATCCAAAGCCTATCATTTGATATTGAAACAAATAAAAAAATGGTAACTGCTCAAGAATTAGACTATAAAGTTAGAAAATATCTTACAGATAATAAGCAACTATATACTAATGGACCTTCTAAATATGAAACTGGATATATAAAGTTCATACCTAAGAATAAAGAAAGTTTTTGGTTTGATTTTTTCCCTGAACCAGAATTTACTCAATCTAAATATCTTATGATATATAAAGATAATGAAACGCTTGACTCAAACACAAGCCAAATTGAAGTCTACCTAACAACCAAGTAACTTTTTGCTTTTGGCAACCTTACCTACTGCTGGATTTAGAAATTTTATTGCAATTCTTTTATTAATGTAAAAACCGCTCATTTGATGAGCGGTTTTGTCTTATCTAAAGGAGCTTTACCTCCTAATGCTGCAAAATTTTAAATGTTGGATTTTTGTATTTGTCTATTGTATTTGATGGGTAATCCCATTTTTCGACAGACATCGTCGTGCCACCTCTAACACCAAAATCATAGACAGGAGCTTGTAGCTTAGCAACTATTTTATCGTCGACTTCAACGGCGACTCTATCAACTCGACTCCAATTTACGCCGTAAGCCGCAAAATCTCGATTGTAATCAATAATGGCAGAGTCATTTAGCTTAGATACGCTAGCATCTACGTACGCTGTAATGTTGTAAACTTCCTGAGGCTCTGCTGATTGAGACCAAATGACCTGATTATTACAAATAACGCGAGCTATTGGCAGTCCATCAATCGTGATTGATTGATACAAAGACTTGTTTTTGAGCGGAGGTTGCTCTGGTGGCTTCGGCTGTGGTACGCTAGTATCTGGTTTTGATGATGATTGATAATTATACTTATTAGCTTTATACACATCAGCCTGTGTGCTAGATAAGATTTTATAGATGTTAACATCTCTACCAGATTCAAAACTATACTTATCGTGTATAGATATATAATAGCTACCTATTTGTGTGTCCTTATCCCAAACCAGCTTTGCCTCTACTGTTTGCTCTATTAATCGATAAAAAATTTTATCTGGTATCTCTTGTACTGACATTACTTACCTCCAGAGCGTTCAAACACAATCATGCCAGTGGTGTCATAAGGGACTTGACCGTTTGGGACTATTTTGACTTCCAAAAACGCACCTGTTTGCGAGTCCTTAATTTTACCTAAATTAACAATATCATCCTTACTCGCGAGATTAGTCACTTTGTTATCTACATAATCTTTTGTTACAAGGTCTTTTGAGAGTTGTGATTCGCCAATATATCTCATAGCGGCCTCCTATCCAGTAATTGTCACAGTATACTGATTTTGCGTTAATACTTCTGCACCTGTTGCGATTAAGATGCTATTTTCGTCTGTGACTTTAATATCTGCGTAGACGATTGCATAAGGGAAGTTAGTCTCTCGGATAGTGACGTTAACATCACGAGTTTTTAGGTTGTGTGTGATTGTAAATTCTTTAGCTCGTGCATCGCCAAACGTTTTACTAAATTTTTTGGCTACATTTGAGATTGCTGCGAGACCTTTCGCGTTTTGTTTAATAAAAGTTTCTAGCTCTTTAAACGTGTTGTAATCTTCTGATGCACTATCAACAAGTCCGGCTACTTTTTGGTCAGCATACACCTTGGCTTCTTGCAAAGCATCTTGTGACTCCCGAGTCGCTGACGCTTTGTTAGTCGCAATTTCAGCTAGTTTATCTGTAAGCCCTGTAATTTTATTTTGGTTTACAGTAACGCCACCAGTATCTTCGTTTAAAGCGGTCGCGATAGCTTGACCAGTCATAGACGCTTGATTAATTGCTTCTTCAAGTCCATCGACTTTTGATTTATCGATTTTGGATTTACCAGAATTAATAAGGTCAACAATGCTTTCTGCTGTTTCCTTGTCTAAAACAACCCAAGATGTCCCATTATAGATTTTTAGATTATTAGCAGCACTGTCAAAATAAAATTGTCCTGATTTTGGTTCATGCGGTTCTTTAGCTAAATTTTGTACGACTGCATTTTGCAACTCGTTTTTATTAAGGTTGATATTTGTTAAAAATGTACTCATGTAATCTCCTTTAATTTAAAATGGCTTTGCCAGCAAATGGCGCTGAGAATCTAACGATGATTTTTGTTGTGCTAATGTACTCGACACTTCCAAAAACCTCATTACCTGCACTATCAACAATTGTCACAGATGGATACTTAATCAAATTATGTGTAATGGTCCATTCTGTTTGTGGTGACACTTGCTCAAATAGATGCTGATTTTGAGTCACTTTTGATTTTAAATACTCAATATCAGCTGATAGTTTTTGGATAGTTGTGTCTGTGATTAAATCAGTGCTAACGACATATTTTTGCCCAGAACGTCTAACATCAAGCGTTACGCTGTCGTCAGACGGAAAGACATAGCCATCGCAGTGCACTTCGATATAGTATGTCCCAATCTCCAAAATCTTATTAATCGTAAAATCAACTTTGTTGTCAATAACATCAGTTGTTTTGGTTAGATAGGTTTTGCGATTACGTGTAAAGTAAATAGTCGCTTGTTTGCCATTTAAATCAATAACGTTGTTGTTTTCGTCCAACA
The genomic region above belongs to Streptococcus pyogenes and contains:
- the speA gene encoding streptococcal pyrogenic exotoxin SpeA — encoded protein: MENNKKVLKKMVFFVLVTFLGLTISQEVFAQQDPDPSQLHRSSLVKNLQNIYFLYEGDPVTHENVKSVDQLLSHDLIYNVSGPNYDKLKTELKNQEMATLFKDKNVDIYGVEYYHLCYLCENAERSACIYGGVTNHEGNHLEIPKKIVVKVSIDGIQSLSFDIETNKKMVTAQELDYKVRKYLTDNKQLYTNGPSKYETGYIKFIPKNKESFWFDFFPEPEFTQSKYLMIYKDNETLDSNTSQIEVYLTTK